A genomic stretch from Bacillus sp. N1-1 includes:
- a CDS encoding DMT family transporter — MKLYVALISLSLIWGMSFMFIKLIVPITGPWGVVFFRCLLGAVSIFLYLIIRGRLKKLKGNLKWGSLILVGIMNALIPWGMIALSEESISSSLAATLNATTPLFTSILGAFLFGRMLLLKQWTGIIVGFIGILFLIDLDPSALVKGEWRGVFPMLIATCCYGFASQYTKKNLKGVPVDVLSFITLTIGAAGGLLMMLISGEGGIQFTLLLQRDILISLIGLGVFGSGLAYLLFYYMIQHGSAEFATLVTYLVPVTALIWGSLYLNENITLPMIVGLLLVFFGVYLSGKHQRTEANTIRKSA, encoded by the coding sequence TTGAAGTTATATGTTGCGCTTATTTCATTGAGTTTAATATGGGGCATGTCGTTCATGTTCATTAAATTGATTGTTCCGATTACGGGGCCATGGGGCGTAGTCTTTTTTCGCTGCTTACTTGGCGCTGTATCGATTTTTCTTTACTTAATAATAAGAGGAAGATTAAAGAAGTTAAAAGGCAATCTTAAGTGGGGAAGTCTTATTTTAGTAGGGATTATGAATGCGCTCATTCCCTGGGGAATGATTGCGCTTAGTGAAGAAAGTATTTCGAGTAGCCTGGCTGCTACGTTAAATGCGACTACACCACTATTTACAAGTATTCTTGGCGCTTTTTTATTCGGGCGAATGCTATTACTAAAACAGTGGACTGGTATTATCGTTGGATTTATTGGCATCCTTTTTTTAATTGACCTTGATCCAAGTGCATTGGTAAAAGGTGAGTGGAGAGGGGTTTTTCCAATGCTAATTGCCACATGTTGCTATGGGTTTGCTTCTCAATATACAAAAAAGAACTTAAAAGGCGTACCTGTTGATGTGTTGTCGTTCATTACATTAACGATCGGAGCGGCAGGAGGACTTCTAATGATGCTCATTAGCGGGGAAGGGGGTATTCAGTTTACGTTACTCCTTCAACGTGATATTCTAATATCGCTAATTGGTCTAGGTGTGTTTGGATCGGGTCTTGCTTATTTGCTCTTCTATTATATGATTCAACATGGTAGCGCAGAGTTTGCGACATTAGTGACATACCTTGTACCTGTCACCGCCTTGATCTGGGGAAGCCTTTATTTAAATGAAAACATTACACTACCTATGATTGTCGGATTGCTACTTGTGTTTTTTGGAGTTTATTTATCGGGTAAACATCAAAGAACGGAAGCAAACACGATAAGAAAATCAGCATAA
- a CDS encoding DNA-directed RNA polymerase subunit epsilon codes for MIYKVFYQETKKEVPVRERTMSLYVEATSEREVRYKLKDRDLNIEFIQTVEDDFLAFEQKSEHFELENV; via the coding sequence ATGATTTATAAGGTATTTTATCAAGAGACAAAAAAGGAGGTCCCTGTAAGAGAGCGAACAATGAGCCTTTACGTAGAGGCTACTTCTGAACGGGAAGTTCGCTACAAATTAAAGGACCGCGACCTTAATATTGAGTTTATTCAAACCGTGGAAGATGACTTCCTGGCGTTTGAGCAAAAATCAGAGCACTTTGAATTGGAGAATGTATAG